The genomic segment CGTTATTTTCCGGCACCTGCACAGGATTTTAACGAAGGTTACGACGCGAAGGCTTTCGCGCGCCCTTATCCGCGACAAAACATGACCGCTTTCACCCTGCCTTTCAAGAGGCGGGCCGGAACGGCAGAAACGGAAAACGAGATGACCGAGACAGCTCCCTGGACCACCCGCAAACCCACCGCCATGCTTGTTCTGGCAGATGGCACAGTGATCGAGGGAACCGGCATCGGCGCAACCGGCAAGGTGCAGGCGGAAGTCTGCTTCAACACGGCGCTGACTGGCTATCAGGAAATCCTGACCGACCCGTCCTATCTCGGCCAGATCGTCACCTTCACCTTCCCGCACATCGGCAACATCGGCACCAATGAAGAAGACATCGAAGACCTGACGCCTGCGGCCCGTCGTGGCGCAGTCGGCGTCATCTTCAAGGCCGATATTACCGACCCATCCAACTTCCGCGCAGCCAAGCATCTCGATGCATGGCTGAAAGCCCGCGGCATCATCGGCCTCTGCGGTGTCGATACACGCGCGCTGACATCGTGGATCCGCGAAAACGGTGCGCCGAACGCGGTTATCGCCCACGATCCGAACGGCGTCTTCGATATCGAAGCGCTGAAGGCGGAAGCCAAGGCCTGGAGCGGTCTCGAAGGTCTCGATCTCGCCATCGAAACCACATCCGGCCAGTCTTCCGTCTGGAGCGAGACGCCTTGGGTGTGGAACGAAGGTTACGGCAAGCTTGATGAAGCCGATGCCAAGTACCACGTCGTTTGCGTCGACTTTGGCGTGAAGCGCAACATCCTGCGCCTCTTTGCCGGTCTGGACTGCAAGGTCACCGTCGTGCCTGCGCAGACATCCGCCGAAGACATCATGGCGCTGAAGCCGGATGGTGTGTTCCTGTCCAACGGCCCGGGCGACCCGGCAGCGACCGGCATCTACGCCGTTCCAGTTATTCAGGACCTCATCAAGACCGAGCTGCCGGTGTTCGGTATCTGCCTCGGTCACCAGATGCTGGGTCTGGCCGTTGGCGCAAAGACCGAGAAGATGCATCAGGGCCACCACGGCGCGAACCATCCGGTGAAGGACTTCACGACCGGCAAGGTGGAAATCGTGTCCATGAACCACGGCTTTGCCGTCGACACCAAGTCCCTTCCCGACGGTGTTGAAGAGACCCACGT from the Agrobacterium vaccinii genome contains:
- the carA gene encoding glutamine-hydrolyzing carbamoyl-phosphate synthase small subunit; protein product: MTETAPWTTRKPTAMLVLADGTVIEGTGIGATGKVQAEVCFNTALTGYQEILTDPSYLGQIVTFTFPHIGNIGTNEEDIEDLTPAARRGAVGVIFKADITDPSNFRAAKHLDAWLKARGIIGLCGVDTRALTSWIRENGAPNAVIAHDPNGVFDIEALKAEAKAWSGLEGLDLAIETTSGQSSVWSETPWVWNEGYGKLDEADAKYHVVCVDFGVKRNILRLFAGLDCKVTVVPAQTSAEDIMALKPDGVFLSNGPGDPAATGIYAVPVIQDLIKTELPVFGICLGHQMLGLAVGAKTEKMHQGHHGANHPVKDFTTGKVEIVSMNHGFAVDTKSLPDGVEETHVSLFDGTNCGLRLTGKPVFSVQHHPEASPGPQDSHYLFRRFVNLLREKKGEPALAER